The sequence below is a genomic window from Ostrinia nubilalis chromosome Z, ilOstNubi1.1, whole genome shotgun sequence.
CCGTGCAAGAAGTGCACGAGGTGGCATCACATCAGTCTTCACTCGGAGAAGTCTGCAGCAACGAAGACTCAAGAGAAACCCGTCAAAGGAGTTGTGTCGTCGGTGCACGCCACGAGCTGCAGAAGGACCTACCTCAAAATGACGCCGGTAAACCTCTACGGGCCCAAAGGGACAGCAAAAGTGCTCGCGCTCCTGGACGAAGGGTCCACCGTCACGCTGCTGGACTCATCAGTGGCGAAGAAGATTGGGGCGCAAGGGAAGCCGGAAGCCATCACCATCGAGATGGTCGGGGGGAACGGAATGGTGAAGAGCAAGTCCCAGAAGATCAACATGAAGATCAAGGGGGTCCATTGTAGAAATAAACTCAACATGGAAGCGAGAACTATCGACAACTTGAAGCTGACCAAGCAAGGTGTCGAAGAAGGAATGCTTCAGAACTGGAAACACCTGAAGAAAATTAAGAAGAAGCTGGTCTACGACAAAGAAGTACCTAGACTTCTGATTGGGCAAGACAATTGGGGGCTGATAGTCACACGGAGACTACGCAGAGGGAAGGCCTCCGAACCAGTTGCCTCTTTGACCAGCCTTGGATGGGTTCTGCATGGATCCAACACTGGAGGAAGTGATCCAGTGAAGTTAGTGCACCACAGCAGACTAGTAGAAGATGGAACGGAAGCCTTGGTTCACCaacacttcgagaaagaggacaTCGGAGTGGAACCACGTCGGCCATGCAACGACGCCGACAAACGGGCTCGCAGTGTCCTGAAGAAGACCAGCAGAGGGCATCAGGCACATCAGCGTCTCATCAAGAGGAAGTTGGAAAAAGATCCAGCGTTGAAGACTTTGAAGAAAGATCGCTTCGAGATGAAGGATGAATACACCGGAGAGGAGAAGAATTCTCAAGTTGTTGCCACATTGAAGGTAACACCAGAAGTCACTCCGGACCCGAAGAGATTCTCCGATTGGACTCAACTGCTACCTCATCGGGAAGGCAAACTGGAGGACAACGCAGCGCTTCTGGCAAAGATGGCTAAAAGAGTACCTGCCAACTTTGATGCCAAGGAAGATAGCCGGTCGGGAGACAGAAGACCCTCAAGTCGGCGACGTCGCCCTGAGATTCGACGCAACGCCACCAAGAAACTCTTGGCCACGAGAGAAAGTACAGCGGGTATACCCTGGTCCAGACAGAAGAGAACGAGTCCTCGACGTGCGAACACCCGGAGGAGTGCTACGGCGACCGACGCGACGAGTGGTAGTCCTGGTTCCTGCCAAGACGTCGCATCCGGAAGAGGGAGTGCTTCGCACTGCGGGGGAGATTGTTAGCGACGTCGACCAAGGAAATACGCtaacttattaattagaatCGATTAGCAACATTAATAGTCagataatgttgtaaaataatcaattagagtcgattagagataaataacattccatctctttctcacattatctgtcatctcgcttgcacatcaattactcttccacacacttctggaatattcgagagaaaaagaaacgggacggcaacatcggacctctcgcttcgaacattccagaactatggtccagaacatgagagacagagacaggaatatcgggagagaaagggatggatatagcccggggccctataaatacggagcgaggcgctccgggagacaagtttaagttaaagttgagcaagcaacaagtgatctgaagaagcaagaactgagaaaaggaagcgaataataaacgcgagaagtctcagcaagtgaaatagtggttttattcctgcaagtagcacctactacgcctgacatagtaagggcaagctctcaacggcagtcatcatcgtccggtcagcgctctcgaacacacacaaacgcatacagtccactgcagatcaccacattttcctggtccttcgagccggatcaccacaaCAGTGCTTTTAAATTCCTCATTGCTAGACTTGGTgttgcaatttacaggcataaatattgaaatggctaTAAATTTTTCGTTTTCAGTAGTCCAAAGACaccaaaagttcaatatagcaaagaaaaggagaatgcccaaaagtggtatcgctcgaaatctaattgtacattgagggtaccacaccgtaaattcctttcttcatttgtaatgatttgcgaaagtagtaagaaattgtaaaacctccggaataaaatccgattttaataaaaagtattgtaacaacgagctgcaatcagcaacacctgtcaccgagcaacgacactacgtagccgtagttcgcacggttatCAATAGATGATGAGAACAGTGccgttcgtagttagctcgcgatatcatttgattttttcccgtccttaagtagtcagggcaaGATTGTCCGTATGCCGGTGCGTCTTCCATTGCATAGGAGCTTGAAGCGTACAGTAGCATCCATCTCTGGATTTGTTGGACCTTGTAGCGTTACTAGGCATCGGAACGTTTATTCTCGCCGACTAGTGCTGGCGTACGGGATCATCCATCTATTGGATATTCCGGACCTTGCATCTCCGCGCCGCGACACCGCGTACTACTACTTAGTGGTTGTCTTGTCACTCATTGTGCTGTACCTACTCAGAAACTCTGAAGTAAACGGATATTATACTGAAGCACTGAGTCTTTCATTGAAGAACCTACTACAGTATTTGTTTATTTCCGTACCGGGAGGTAGTGGCGAAAAAGTCGGTGTTGCCAATGTTAAAAATATAGTGATAGCAAAGATAGATCTATTTGATTTAAATCGATTCATTCATATCTATTATGACATCATTAataaaatgaactaaaaatatcaatctaaagtatataaaaattattatccccttgcaaaatggtataaataacattggtatgcacgcaagattattttgtgtttatatctgatcctaaTCAAgtaacgtaggctttggcgtagctagggtttttttctAGGTAGGGTAACTATccacaattaatataaaacaagtattctaaggtaaaacctgtagctacgccaatggacaccattcatttcacttaaaccaaaattacgtcaaagtccggagttttataaaaaaaaaataactgtgcCAAATAGTCCACTATGCATACTATAAATTAAGCTTTATTCGATTAATGTAACTACAATGAATTTGATAGCGATAATACCAACTCCCATAGTcacttgggcattctcctttgcaaaaagcgatcgaagctgttACAAGATGTATCCAAAAATTTATTCTATAAGAccaattgctgaaaaatatggtttggcttgaaaaaaaatgataaaaattcaaatgcaaatacaaaaaaattacacccttattcacaaacgatacttacaTAGGTATGTGAAGCAGCAACCCTTTGCGAAATAAGACATTTTTCAATGCGTTCCATAAGGCAaggagggttttcgcgaatgaaagatccgctagatggcgggacgtggatttggggtctgactgctgcgtgattggtggattttgacatatctgtcaatgtcatgtcaaaaaataaccaatcatgcagcatttggacctcgcgtctacgtattgccatctggcggatttttcattcgcgaaaaccctcattcataaacaatacttagagtaggcgcacaccgttgatttttagttggccgatagttgtgcccgattttaatttgtatgaagaatcggccaaatcgaatcggcgtagtgtgcgcactcccatacatgcccatactgatcaactgcccgactaaactatcggccgacgaaaaatcaacggtgtgcgcactGCACCTACTTTTAGACGACCCTTGACTAGGCGAAATCACAgtgttgaataaagctctgtgattggttcgtttaTGTTACGCAGTTCACTCCGCTAACTGATATTCCTGTCATTCAAACGGTCAACGGTTTTTATGTAATAACATTTTGTGGATTTgtgaatttaacaaaatatgaatTAAACTACAACTATCAGGAGTATCAGGTATCAGTATGAATACTTCGAtttcattgtttattttcattcaATAATAAAACACTAACTTGAGCAgtaataaaaatagtgaaaatcatgtttcaatcattatttttcagatcaaaaaagctgccgttttcttcttccgaaagagagctgattataatttttttttataataaatatttttttttttttttataaataaatatccttagacattttacactgcgcttctagttccaaactaagcatagcttgtactatgggtactagacaacggatataaacatacttaaatacttttttttttgtaaatacatacttattatacatagaaaacacccagtccaatacaaacaaatatgttcatgcacacaaatgtttgtactgtgcgggaatcgaacccgctacctccggaatagtagtccgtttcgaaccactacaccaaacggccgacaaaattgAGCTTGTAGCTTGAGATTGTAGCTATAATAAGAGGACGGCCTATTATTGAAGACAAGCATATTACTTAATCCTCTCTAAAATATCGAGTTGAAGAAGCAGGCCTGGGAAAATCTAACAGTGGCTTACAATTCTCaaccatattttatgtttcacaaaggctcacacatcaactgaaaagctgctggaataatttaaagacccaaagaaagaaagaactcTCTCAGGAATCAATCAAACGTTCCCAACACCCActagtaagtaatgtttttaaaatatagtaggtaggtagattaTATGAGGAATAACTAAGCAAAGTATACCTactcaaagaaattaaattcataatttgctTTAATTTCAGGTAGCAAGAAATTAAGATTAGTAGTAGCAAGAATGAAGATTAAGACAGAAACAAGAATCAAATGCACCACATTGAATATACAAAAAGACCAAGCTATGCACGAGTTGGGGTTACAAAGAGAAAAAAATTTGATAGcaagagaaaataatttattagaacatgaaaaaaagattcatgatttacaaatacataaaattaaattagacattaaagattgatgaaaataaaacttcataaataattttatgttttatttgccactTGCAACTGATACATAGGTGGCACTGGAAGGCCTCTCACAGTTAATTTCCTCAGGTCTTCTTTTATCAGTGGTAAAAGTATGAACAGTACCCCATCTTTGGAAAACCTAAACTAAATTCGTCTGAATTGCAATAATCAAAGGAATTTTGGGAATCCCGTACCTATCACTTTTctggtacctacttattctactttgctcattgataaaattatcaaattactcttcactactgtaatccattgtaagatgatattaatcgaatacaaccataaataaagcaaacaaacctcaaaaacgagaataacctaaaaattttgacgtaAATAGACACTATGCGTTGCGTAATACAGGTCCCTGGCTACCTTATCTTTGTGTTCATTCTAAGGGACGCATAGTGCTTGTCACCACTGAAGtatcgtctatgaataggtttttgggaccctgtgcgtactatgaggcctcaaagtaatgtttgtgaatacgggtgtaaatctactagtgaaaatgttaactGTAAGAAAATAGATACATCTTTAGGGAAGAAGAACCAACAactaattgaacattctgagcaaccacttgaaccgatttcaaagaagataaaaaaggaaatacatacaaaatttacatataaaattcaCATTTTTGTGTCATCTTTATTTTGAAGTACctagatgattctgtctctgGCGAatctgactcatcaacatcagctcaagaaacATTCTATCCTACTagtcctactatcctactaatattataaatgcgaaagtttggatgtctggatgtctggatgtcgggatgtctggatgtctggatgtctggatgtctggatgtctggatgtctggatgtctggatgtctggatgtctggatgtctggatgtctggatgtctggatgtctggatgtctggatgtctggatgtctggatgtctggatgtctggatgtctggatgtctggatgtctggatgtctggatgtctggatgtctggatgtctggatgtctggatgtctggatgtctggatgtctggatgtctggatgtctggatgtctggatgtctggatgtctggatgtctggatgtctggatgtctggatgtctggatgtcgggatgtttgttactctttcacgcaaaaactactgaacggattttgttgaaactttacagtattattttttgtaacccagattaacatatataaggctataatttatgccgatctgtgacactaaatttcacgcgggtgaagccgcgggcaaaagctagtttgatATAGGTAAAAAagccaaacgcaatttattttaaaaattttaagacCGTACTACTTATTGGAATTTGAGTTTAAtgtttaaaagcctattttgtaATCTAAGattgattattttatgtacGTTTAAAGTGTATTTTGCTTTAAGATACGAGGTCGCAAAGTTGAAAAATcggaaaaatatataaataccaATTTTCATTACTCCCGGAAAACATTCCAGGTAAAACTACCAAATGACTAGACTAAAGGTCTGTCAAAGAAAACTGGTGCACCATTATAGAAACCATAGAAAATACCCTTGTCTACCATAAGTAGTACTGAGTTCCCAAGGTCAAATGCAGACTTATTAccttggtaataacacatttaATTTGATACGAATTTAATTTGCGATTGTACACGTGCGATTTTCTCATAATATAAaaagttattacattttttatacTCATTCGCGTGTCATctgtcataaaaaatattaatcagaaaaactatttattaataCCAAAGCATAGTAGCTAATAGGTACCTAATGACTTTTCATACGGCCAAAATGTGAAATCATCGATTTCCCATACAAATTTCTGTTTAAAGTACTACCACCCGGCTGCAGTTCTGCTGAAGACACGTCTTAAAGTTAACTAAAGTAATGACTAACGAAAGGTCGCTGTAAAAGTTAAAACCCACACTGACAACCGACTATTAACagaatgataaataaaaactatcctttgttATTCCCAAatgaactaggtacctacttatcctCATACCATTTACATTGGTAACAaggcagacagacagttacATAGGCATTTGTAATAAATATGTTAGTTAGTTGTATTAAGATACGGATAGCATTATCAGGAAAATTTAATTCAGAATAATGAATTATCTTAATAATACGCAGTGGGTCATtagattgaattttaaaatgttttgatcAAGATTATGTTGTGAAGGAGTGAGTTACTGAACCAGTTTTTATCGTTAATATTATGatcataattaattttgattaaGAACGATATTGACAATATTGCTTAATTACACAGAAGCACGTCATTCAAAGCTTGGTGTTCATAGCACTGGACGATTTTTAAACTTCTTTTCTAGTTGCTACTTTCCGGAAATGTTATTCAAAAGGTAATTTTTTTGTAGAAAGCGTCCGCCAATGTTTTCAGTGGTTTTGTCACACTTcgtcattacataaaataaatgagtaaTCAATGAAGTGTGACTTTACTCGTATATTTTCCTGTGACGAGTATAATTTGAGGCAAATTAACAATAACCCAAATTCagttcaacaaaataaattatttgtaaaattgaAAAGGTAAAATGAACATCATCTTCAAATATTTTAACACACGCGACTCATACGAATTAAGTTTTTTCAGGGAAGGAGACCCTTTAGCACtgaattatttcaaaatcataAGAATCTTCATGGTGGCCCCGGGCGCATGGCCGGCGGATGTATTTGGAGAGAAGCTATCACTGCTCGTAAGAGTTCACAGAGCGTTGATGCCGTACCACACGAGCGTCGTCGTTATTGGTGAACTCTATTACCTGTATATTCACAAGGAGGAGTTAGACTTTCTTAATATGGGACACATGATTATATTCACGTTTTTAGGAGTACTAATAGCTGTAAGTATCTTTTACCCAGGCAGACGGACACTCACTGGTATTACGTGATAGGCCTCTCTAAATGCATCggattattttatactttatgttgttaaatgagatgcagaGACGTTGTATCTAATTACACTACATTTCTATTTCAATCAGTTTAatctttatctttataaaaCTGTAACATCGATTACCTTTAGCCTCCAATCGATTTCGCTTTCGATCGGATAACCATTTGATTATTTATAATAGGTACTACACATGTAATGTACGTAGCTGTAGGTAATGttcgataattattatgacgTCCCTTCTCCaaaaaacaaattcaaaattaaaattataatggaCTAGCCGATAAATATACCCACCAGTGCTGCCAGTATCGGACTACCGATTGCCGTCATCCGCTGAACTATTGTAATGAAACCActtctaataataaaaatacattgttaCTAAATATCATAAAAACTTAGCAACCAATATTTATTTCCAAAGTTCTAGTAAGCTGAAGATGGGATGAGATGAAGATAAGCACAAATACGAGTAATACGACTTGTTCACAGATCAGAAGTATCCTACCACAGTTACGGAAATATCATTTGTTGCTTACAAAATTCGTAAAGGTTATGCATTTGAtgcatttcaaaaataaaggaccTTATTACAAACAGGTATATACAAGATACAAGTTATTTAATGCGTATTGTCAATTTGCCACAAAGTCACTCTATTGCCAGTTTCATACACTGACAGAAAATGCAAAATCtatattacttataataaatctgtagagaggtcaattctgtacatgaaatatattttcaaaataactatcagaggatgattagtgatcgatactgatgccaaaaatgcaatcagtaaaatttttgtctgtctgtctgtctgtccgtctgtatgttccttatagaaacaaaaactactcgacagattttaacgaaacttggtacaattattcttcatactcctgggcaggttatagtatacttgggaattcccacgggaacaggaattagcgggaaaatcattatgtatgaaaaatctaaaccgcttaagttagacgcttgaaatttggtatgtaggtaccttagtaaacttaaagcttagttacaacaaggaattttcgaaattcccacgggaacgggaattagcgggaaaatccttttgtatgaaaaatctaaaccgcttaagttgagacgcttgaaatttggtatgtaggtaccttaggaaacttaaagcttagttacaacaaggaattcccgaaattcctatgggaacgggaattagcgggaaaatcctttgtatgaaaaatctaaatctcttagtaccttagtaaacttaaggcttagttacaacaggatattgcaaaattcccacgggaaagggagttagcgggaaaaaacatttgtatgaaaaaatctaaaccgcgtaagatagatgaagggggtaaaacgggatccacgcgtacgaagtctcgggcggccgctagtgcacCATAAACGCAAGACAGGTAACACCCATTTTTGGATCAAATTTATTCTTTAAAATTCTTTGTCCTAGCCCTGCTGAACACCCGATTAATTTTAACAGACAGACTGTAACACTATGTACTTGTACATGTACTAACTGCATTATGACTTCTATGACAAAGGGAAGAAATAAATAGGTcagcttattttgaatattttatcataaaaaactacaaaaatgaAGATTTCCAGTAAATGAAATCCAATGGATTGTTCATGGCTAGaacaaaaagtgacaaaaagAGTTTAGCTACTGACTACTGCTTAGTAGAAGATTTTAAACAAAGGATTTATTAATGTTGGTACGTCATGATTTGGTACTCGTAAATCATAATAATTTCGCATTTCTTTTTTCAGATAAATGAAACTGTTGACAAAATTTCCTATTATTACACAATTTTTGCAGCAATAGTAGTTGCTACTGCAATGATAAATTTTAACATTGTCCCGTTGTTTAATAACGTTACAAACGTTCTTATTTACAAGACTGAAAACTATACTCTAGAATTTGCTTTATATTACAAATATCCCGGTTTTGACCCACTCGATTACTTCACAAGTACTACCATTTATAATGTATATCTATCGTACAACTGCGGCATTATGGTATCCGGGATCGATTTAATACTGTTTCTGATAATTTTCCAAATAATCGGACACGTGTACATTCTGAGATACAACCTTGAAAACTTTCCGTCGCCGAAAATTAAAGTAGTTTTCAAATTAGaggaaattttaaaatacaaaggaAACGAGGACATCTCATCAGAAATGTTTGATGCAGAGGAAAACAAAGAAGTGCGTTTAAAATTGGCAGAATGCATTGAACATCATAAACTAATAATTGGGtatgttatttgtattttttgtgttgTTTAGATTATGGCTCCGTGCGGTTTGAATATTTAACCAGTGTCaagtaaattatatttcaaGTAATTACAACAAGAAGCATTCAGTCAATCATAATTAAGTGATGTAGGTATCCCCCCCTTTTCCCTTAAGTTTCAGTAAAGGTGTGGTGGCACTTTACTGAAACCTGACGCGGACTTTTTGAGAGAACTTGAAAAGTAATGTTGCACTGTTTCGTTTAATTTGCCTACCATCATGCATGATCACGAacacataattatgtataataatCCACCAGTAAGAAGCGGGTacctacgagtacctatgtCTTTTGTTAATTCTTATTGTTACTGACGCTGGGGTTACCAAACGCTTTGAAATGTCCAAAAAACAATGGAATTGTAATTATAAAATTCTGTTTTGTTCTTTAAAAATAACCcaaaatattgttaattttaattctaAGAACCGTCAGCAAAATAGCGAGATTACgagaataacattttattttatcgcgGAAGAAATGCTTCATTCAGAGTATACCGCGACTCTGCAAGGGGTCTCTATGGTCACCGAGCTCCGTCGGGCCGCTATTGGAGCAATGACGGAGGATCGCTGCTCGCATGCCTCCGTCGTCGCGTCCCAGCCgctaccacagaatacataatagtagcaacagaaattgttcaggatcagatgccgacattttaacggtaataataataatgcaaaatttccaacgaacccggtgcattcgaaatcgcaccttactactacgttcacaagagcgcaatttttttgtgatcagaattgatctacgtcacagctcaagcgtcaggattgtttaagcaaagtaaaataaataaaaacttaattttaagaagcatttattgtatttacgattggtaaacgttaatctagtggtgtttgtatttcgtaccatctccaaagtaactattaataaacttcagtgttgcgtgcgattattcgaaattggacaaacagttttaaaaggtatagtgtcggaaaatagacacggtgaagttaatgttttattaactaaaataatgttttggcTACAGCtatttgtcataagtatttcaaatttatttaaaaaatgcagttatttttaattaattcaattactatttttaaattacagttaattatta
It includes:
- the LOC135087143 gene encoding uncharacterized protein LOC135087143, with product MLFKREGDPLALNYFKIIRIFMVAPGAWPADVFGEKLSLLVRVHRALMPYHTSVVVIGELYYLYIHKEELDFLNMGHMIIFTFLGVLIAIRSILPQLRKYHLLLTKFVKVMHLMHFKNKGPYYKQINETVDKISYYYTIFAAIVVATAMINFNIVPLFNNVTNVLIYKTENYTLEFALYYKYPGFDPLDYFTSTTIYNVYLSYNCGIMVSGIDLILFLIIFQIIGHVYILRYNLENFPSPKIKVVFKLEEILKYKGNEDISSEMFDAEENKEVRLKLAECIEHHKLIIGFTDELSELFGPILAINYFFHLVCCSLLLLECSEGGAWIRYGPLTVVIYGQLIQMSVIFEMLGSETEKLPDSAYFLPWECMDTSNRRTACIMLHKMQYKISLKALGLAAVGVSTMTGILKTTFSYYAFLQTMGD